The nucleotide sequence CTGTCACCGTGGTCTGCGACGCCACGGCCAAAATGCCTGCCAGGTTCCGCTCGATCGTCGCCGTAATGTCATCTAGCGGCAAGTGGCTCAAATTGTCCGTGGCAAACGGATTTTGCAATTCAATGCCCATTTGGTCCAGAGCGGTTAAAGGGTATGCCACCAGCATCGTGATGATCGGAATCAGCCAAATGTCCGCCACCTTGTGCAATAACGCAAACGGCAGCGTCACCAAAAACAACATCACAAAGCGGCGAATTTCAATCGAGTAAACCAGCGGCAAAGGGGATTTCAAAATTCGCTCGCAGGCGCCCAGGTGGTCAATCAGGAGCGCTCGCTCTCGGTCAGCCTGGAGAAAGGCAAACCCGTCCATGCCGTGCTTCTCGGCGGCGTCTTGCAAAAACGCGCCCAGCTGTAAGGCCACAAAGCTTGGCGCGTGGTCGGCCGCCGCAATTTGAGCCGCCGCTTCAGGTCCAACCAGCGCCGCAATTTGCGGATCGTTCCGCTGGCCACGGAGGCTTGCTCGGCTCGCGGCAGAAAAGGCCGATGCCCAACGCACAAATTGTTGCCGCCACGCTGGGTCGGCAGGACCATACGACAGGGCCGTAATCACCAAATTTCGCGATTGATTGACAATCCCGCCCCACAGTTTCCGGCCTTCCCACCAGCGATCGTATCCGGCGTTCGTGCGGAGCACCAGCAATAGCCCCAGCAAGCCGCCGGCAATTTCATACGGGGCAACGTCCAATCCCAAATAGGTATTGAACTGTTGTTCCACAAATCGGGAAGCGGCACACACCGCCGCGGCGATCGCGCCGAACCCAATCACGTGCAGCGTCACATGCAGCAGGACCGACCCACGTCGGGCCAACGCCTGTTGCCAAAAATGATTAAACCATTTCATCTTAGGGTCAATCTTGTTCGAGGCTTCGGGTTGCCACCTGGCTTTTTTAACAGAACGCCATTTGGATGTCTCGATGCTTGCTGGAGATTGCCAGAACTGTGCAGGCGGTCATGTTGCAATATCAAGGATGGTGGCGGCATCGTCGAATCGCAAACATTAATTCTTTATCAAACCCCCAAAATTGATAGGCCAATCGTTAGATTTGTGTTAGACTCTGGGGAGCACTTCGCTGAGGGAAGAGGCTTTTCTGTCTACGCAGAGGAGCCGGCAATGGGCGTGCCCCAATTTGTGGGCGAGGCGGCTTGGACCCGTTTACTGAGACAGAAAATCCTGCAAGTTGCAGCTTTCTCGTCGAACGTTTTGATAACCGGTCCAAGCGGAACAGGCAAAGAACTTATCGCGCGGGCCATTCACGAGCATAGCTCGCGCCGTACCGGTCCGTTCATTCCGGTCGATTGTACTTCGCTCGCGGGTGAATTATTTGCCAGCCATCTGTTTGGGCACGTAAAGGGGGCCTTTACAGGGGCCGAGCATCCGCGACTGGGCTGTTTCCGGGTCGCCGATGGCGGGACCATTCTGCTGGACGAAATCGGCGAGCTCAGTCCCGAATTGCAAGCAAAATTGCTGCGCACCATTCAGGAGCGCGTCGTCGTCCCCTTGGGAAGCGATCAGCCTTTTCCCATTGACGTGCGCATTATCGCCGCCACCAATCGCAACTTGCTGTCGGAAGTTCAGGCAGGGTGTTTCCGGCTCGATTTGTATTACCGCTTGAACGTGGTGTCGTTTGAAACCATCAGCTTGCGTGAGCGGCCGGAAGATATTGCCGTGTTGGCAACGCATTTTCTGAATCGCTTGACCATCGACCATGGTTTTCCAAAAAAACAGCTTTCTGCGGCGGCACTTGTGGCCTTGCAGGCATATTCTTGGCCGGGGAATGTCCGCGAATTGCAAAACGTGTTGGAACGGGCCGCGATATTTGCTCCTAGAGCGGAAATTGGTCCGGAGGCCATTCCAAACGACATTTCCGCCGCCGTGGAGCAATCGCCAGTCCCGGTAGTCCACGACGAGCCGCCGTCCGCAGCGCTGCCTTGGCCAAGCTTGGCCGAAATTCAGCGGCAGCACATTCAAACAACCCTGCAACGCACGTTCTACAATCTGAGTCAGGCTGCAAAACTTCTGAAGATCGACCGGGCCAGCCTGGCACGGAAAATCAAGCGGTTTGGCGTGCTTGCTCCCCAATCGCGCCGTGGCAGGCCTAGTCAGCAGCGCAACACTCCGCCCCGTTAAGCGGGCATTCTTCTCAGCCATGTTTCTTTGCCAGCGGAATCATTCCGCGCTTCGACTGCTGCGATCCCCCGCTCTTGTGCATTCGTAATTGCTGCGCAATGGCGCATTAAAAAATGGGGCAGGCCGCCGCAATCTGTGACGAACAGCGCCAATTTCTCCGGCGCTCTGAACCGCTCCGTGCGCCAGCCAGTGCGTCACGGCCGTGTACAAGAAAAATTTAACTGCCCGCCAGTGTTCATCTTCGGCGCGAGATGGTTGTGCGGCAATTCACCGCGGCACGCCGGCTGCTTTAGGGGCGGCCGAATTGATTCCGTTCCCGATCAAGCAACCTAGCAGATTTCAAGGATGAGGAGATACACGTGACTTTGTCTTTACGCCTTCAATCGCAGATCATCGTCGCCGATGCCCGGCCTCACGATTACCAAGAGCTCTCGCTGCTGGCGGTCCAGCACGGCTGGCAGGTGCATTTGCTCACCAGCGCCAGGGCCGTGTTGCGGTTAACCCATTTCATGCCGGCAGACCTTTACTTGGTAAACGCGCTGCTGCCGGACATGTCGGGCTTTGATTTATTCGAAATGCTGCGTGACCGAATTCCCACGGCCAGGGTGTTCATTGTCTCCGATTCGTACAACGACGAAGACGAGCGCTTGGCCTGTCGTTGCGGCGCAGATTTGTATGTGTGCAAGGGTTCAAACCATTCGGTTGATTTTTCAGCCTTGCTGGATTTTGTCAGCGGTCAGCAAGGTTCGCGCCAAGTCGCCGGGCCGGTGACGGCTCCCTTGGCAAATGTCGATTCTCTTCAGTCTTCTCGCGTTCGCTCCACTTCGGATGTTCCATTAGGCGGATCAACGCACTAGTTCCACTTTTTTTCAAGGAGATGTGTTATGAAATTCCTCCGTGCTTGTCTCGTGTTGACCACGCTCGCATTGATTGCCGCAATCGCAACGCGGGCCTTTGCCGACCCGCTGCCGGGTGAAGTCCTCAAATTCCAGCAATTGCCGCTCAATAATGGACTAGGCGTCACGGTCGGCGGTGTCACTTACGGCGCGGGAGGCGCACCCTATCCCGGCCACGATGAGTTAAGCACTGCCTATCCTAATACCAGTCTCTCTGATTTTAATGGCACTTTTGCGGCCGACGATTTTTCCGACAATTACAGCTCGCCGGTCGTGCATCTTACCTGGTGGGGTTCCTATTTGAACAATTCCAATGCTGCGCCTAACGGTGGTGTTAAGCAGTTCTTAATTTCGTTCGAAAGCGATCTGCCGGCAGCGCAAAATGCCGCTGGGTATAGCGAACCCAATCAGCCAATCCTCACGCAGGTGGTCACCCCCGGCGCGATCTCGGCCGGTTCCGGCACCTTCACCGAAACACTCATCAATAATAACAACGGCACCTCCGAGCCGCTGTATCAGTACAACGCCGAACTTGCGATGCCATTTCAAGAACAGGCAGGCACGGTGTACTGGTTGAAGATCGTGGCCCTGGCAGGTCTGAACCAGCAGTCACTCCAGTGGGGATGGCACAACCGCGATTGGGGAATTCAGGACACGCTTGCGTCAGCGGTGCCCACGCCCGGCGAGCATGTCGAAGGAACGGTGACAACCGCCATGATTCCTGTCTGGCACTTCCAAGACGATGCCGTCACCGGCAATATCGATTACGGCGTGAATTCCGCTGGTACGTTCGCCATCAATTCAGAAACCCAAATGCTACCGATGAATTACCAGCGGACCCCCAGCGGCAGTGTACCCATTGACGGGCAGCCAGGCATCGAAACCTTATCCGAGGATTTAGCGTTTCAACTATACACTGTGCCGGAACCCAGCACCATTGTTCTGCTTGGGCTGGGAACGCTTGGAATCGGCGCCAAGCTCTGGCGACGCCGCCGGGTTTGCAACGCCTGATGGAACCCGACAATTTTCTAAACGCCTTCCACGGACCGCTCTCTCAATTTTTGAGAGAGCGGTTCGTAATGTCCGTTTGGACAAATTCGATTTTGTATTCGCCGATTTAACCTCCCACTCACCTCCTACTAACTGCTATCTAGTTCGCAACATTGCTTTGCATTGGCCAGGATCCACAGCCGTTTGTTTCCAGCTTCTTTTCTTTTTTTGTGGAGAACGAATATGAAGATCTACAATCCATTGATCCTCGGGGTCCTTGTGGGGGCCTGCACTCTCGGTTTAGTAAACTCCTCGATGGCGACTCAGAATTTTAATGTCATTGCCACAGCCGACAATCAATATGAGTTGTATGTGGGCACACCGACGTCGGCCACCACCGATGTCGGCGGAGCATTCAATACCACAGCCGGTCAAATCTTTGTTCCCGAGACATACTCGCTTTCGGCGCCCGACAGCTCTTATATTTACGTCGCCGCTTGGAGCGATATTTTTGATAAACAGGGGTTCTTGGCCAGCTTTCAGAACCTCACACTCGGTGGATTTGTGCGCAGCGGTGACCCACAATGGCAAGTCACGGCCACCGGAGTTTCCCTCGCCAATGGAGCGGCAGCGCCCACTTTGGCCGATCTTACGACCCAGATCCAATTAGCTAACGCCAGCACGAACACCTCCAACGGCTGGGTCGCTCCGGCGGTGTACTCGATCGATAACGGTGGGGGCGGACCCTACGGCGTTACTGTGGGCAGCGGAATGGGAAACGCTTCTCAATGGATGTGGTGGAATGGTCCGACTCCTTACACCAATCCTGACAACGCGTTCACCGACGGCCAGGATCATGGCGAATACCTGATCTTCCGACTGCCCGTCACCGCAGTGCCGGAGCCCAGCACGATCGTATTGCTCGGATTGGGAACCATCGGAATTGGCGCCAAGCTCTGGCGACGCCGCCGGATTAACCGCACGGGTGGACTTGGCCAGTCAACCGATACCGGTCTAGCGACGGCGTATATTCGCTTGCCGACGCTGCAAAGTTAATTCTGTTTTCGCTCTGCCGCGTTTGTCCGCCGTTTGTACCACGGCGGGCAAACGCATCTTGTTTCACCTTTTTGCCAGGACAATTGTCATGAAAACGCTTCTATCTCAATCCTCTCTGTCGGTCGTGGTTTTGTTTTCCGTCATCTGCGGCCGGGTGTTTGCCGATCCGTTGCAGGGAGAAGTTCTGAAATTTGAGCAATTACCGCTTAACAATGGGTTGGCGAGGAAGCGAATCCGCCAAATATTGGCCCGCGTCTGGGGAATTGTCGGAATTATGGTTGTGTTTGCATCTTGTTTTGCCGTTGGCCGTGCTCAAGCGGAAACGCTTTATGCCACTGCAAATGGCGGGTATAGCGAAATCGACCAAGTCGATACGGTTACCAACAGCGTAACGACCTACCTCAATACGCCTGCTCCTCCGGATAGCGTCATGTTCGATTCCAGCGGGGACGTCATATACTCGACTGTTACTGTCGGCAACGGGCAAGTCGTGAAGTACGACCCGATCACCATGGCCAGCACGACATTGGCCAGCGGCTTAACCAATGCCGCGGATATGGTGCTTGAGCCAGGCGGAAATTCGATGCTCATCAGCGATTATGGCAGCGGGACCATCGAGCGCATTAATAATCTTACTTTCCCTGTGGTGACGCCATTGGCCTCCGGTCTGGGTAATCCGGAGGGGCTGGCCTATGTTGGCAATAAACTGTTCGCCAATATTGGTTACCGTTACGGCGGCGCCACCGGCAAAGAAGTGGCCCAAATCGACCCGGTTACAGGTGCTATTCTGGCCACAAGCCCCGGCCTTAACAGCCTAGATGGGCTGACCTACGACTCGTATTCTGGCTTGCTCTATGCCTCGTCGTTGTTCGGGAACTTGGTGTATTCGATCGATCCGAATAACTTGAACAATGTTCAGATTGCAACGGGCACAGGAATTGTTCCAGGGCCGGACGGGATCACCTCGGACGGGCTGGGAAATATTTTTATCGCATCGAGCGACTCGGTTGGCGATTCCCACATCTATCAGCTTGACTTGATTAACAATACTCTGACACAGGACACTTTAGTAAATGGGTTGGACGATCTAGCGCCGGCTTCTGGCGGTGGGTCAGTCCCCGAGCCTTCGGGCTTTGTGCTTTTGGGTCTCGGAGTATTTGCATTCAGGGTAAGACTAAGAAAATTCCTAAAAGGCTGTTTCAAAACTGAGGTTTCGACTCGGCAGGAGCCTCGCCGTCCCAGGATTTGAAACAGGTTTTAAACTAAGCGGTCCAAGCAAAGACCGGTGCAGGCTTCCTTTGGGCGCGCACTATTTCCGGGCCGAGGTCAACGAGCTTGGCTGCGCGCCGTTAGGCGATCGCACAGTTCCCCTGCTCTGCTTGCCGCCAGATTGCTGCTCCACGTTTCCCTGATTCGGCCCGCCCCTGGATGGCTGCCGATCCAGCACTCGCCGCACCACCCACGGTGAAACAAACGCTACATTGGCAATTATCATCGCCAGCCCGAAGGTCCACATGCCCAAAAATGCGCCAATGCCCAAGTGCATGGCCACAGCGCCGGCGATAACGAGTGGTCGAGTAAGCCGGGGCCATACCAGAACGCAATAGGACATTTCCAAAAAAATCGTGCCGTGGGCCAAGAGTGATGCCAGCCAGCGGTAATGAATGAGCCCCGTCAAGTCATACGATTGATACTCCAAGTTGCCGACCGCCATCAGCACGGCGTTTCCGTTCCACCATTGCTCGCCCTGGGCTTTGCCAATTCCGGCGAAAAAATATTCCACGCACAAATTGAATTGCAACAAGCGGATGGCAATGTTGGCGGCAATGCTGGGCTCGATGAATCGCTGAGCCGATCTTGCAGCATTTGCAACGCTCCCCTCCCCTACTGCGCCGCTAAGTTGGCCGTTGAGGCGACGACGTTTCCGCCAGGCATCGACCGAATACGCGGCCCCGCACGGCCCCACCATCAAATACAAGGCGAGCATGGCATTCGTGTCGTCCAAGCCGAACTGCGCCAAAGAAACACGGTTGATGTAGGAGACGGTGGCAATGAACGCGAGAACCGACATCGTCCGGCTGAACAAGCCGATGGTGAGCAAGGCGAACACGCACAGACAGGCAATGTGAACACACCACAGCAGAATCGGCGAATCGATCCAATAAAACCAACTCCATTCCAACGGTGAATGCCAAGGCAACTTGTTCATGGCCTCGGGTGTAATCCAACCGTCACGGCCGAAAAACCCCGCCAGATCGAACGACCAAATCAAATGCGTGTAGAACAGCATGGCCCCGGTCAGCATGCGAACGATTCCCAGCGTGGCCGGATCGGTGGGTGTAAACCAAAAGCGGTTCCAGCCCGCCACGGTGCCCCGAAACAAATCACGAAAATAATGGGCGACTAGTTTCACAGCTTGGGGGCCTCGTAGGTTTTTGTCCACAGCACTTTGTACAGGCCCGGGTCGGTCAGCGGCCGGTCACGCAGCATATCTTCCTCTTCCGGAATTTCATGTTCCACGTATTCCAACGTGACGGCCTTTGCACCGGTCGTTTCCAATAGATGCATGCCATAAGAACGGACCATTGCGTCAAGCGCGGGCTGCATCACTTTGCGTTCTACTTCTGCATCCCGGCGAACTTCTTCCGGCGCGTCGGCGGGAATGTCCGGGGACATGAGCCGAGCGAGCTTTTCCGAGAGCATGAAAAAGCGGTGATACAGCAGTCGCGGCCACTGTTCTTTCAAATTCGGAAACACATCCGTCTTGGTTGTTCCGTTCGGATAACTGAGCGTGTAACGCACCAGATGACCGGCACTTGGCTCCGGACAGAAGAAACGATAACCGTGATCGATGTAGGCCAGCGTGGTGTACCAGGAAAACGAGCGTGCAACCTGGCGTTCCAATTCGCTGCAAGGGCCCGCCGCCATGGGAGCCGCGATGAGGGCCGTCATGTGGACCAGCAGAACAACGCTGATCAGCACTTTCCAATGCAGCGCCAACGAGGCCTTGGGTACTGGCTTGCCTTCCGGTTCCGAAATTCGGGCGTTTTGCGTGGAGTTTGCCATCAGTGTGAATATCGACCATCAATCTGCCTGTGGTCAATAAATGGCAGGATTTAACAATTGTGCGGACGCAGCCCGTGCCGAACGTTCAAAAACAGTCTGGATCGCAGCCGCTGAGCAAGCTCAGCGGCTAGATGTTCGATCAAGCGGATTAGCTCCATGAACAAAACGAAAAACGCCCCCGCACGGAAGGCCGTGCGGAGGCGTGGGCTCTAGTTGCAAACTTCGAGGATGATGGCGCTCAGCGAGCCACTTAGCGAGTGACCGCGGCGGTGGTGGCGACCGAGTTCGAATTGAAATCGAACGTCAAATCGCGGTCTTCCCCGCCGGTGAGCGTGATCGTTTCATCCTTGCTAACATCACGGCCGTTTATGTTGGACACCACGCGCACGGTGTAGCTTTTCCACTCGGCGCCGGAATCCAATTTCGACGTGGTAAATTCACGCACTTCGCCCGTCGCACTGGTTTCATGGCCGGCCAAAAACACCTTGGCATCGGCAGGCACATGGAGGGTCAGCTTGGTTTTGGCTTTGCTGCCAGCGGCGACCGGGGCTTCCTTATTGTCTTCAAAATTGAACGTCAGGTTGACTTGCTGGCCGGGACCCAAAGTAACCGTCTTGGTTTCGGTCACGGTGTTTCCATCGCGGAGCATTTCCGCACGGACTTCGTATTCGTAACGGTTGCCGGCGGTCAAGCCACGGCTAACGAATTGCCGTTCGTTGCCGGTGCTGGTTGTTTCCGCACCGTTGACAAAAATCTTGGCTTCCGCAGGCACGCTCACGCTGAGCAGCGCGGTTTGACTGCCGTCCAAGGAGCGATACATGTCGCTGTTCATCGAAGTCGGTGCTGCCGGAGCGGTGCTGCCGGGAGCTTGCGTGGGCGCTCCGCCGGCCGGAGCCGCTGGCTTGGATTGCATATCGGGTGCGGGCTGCGAATTGTCGTAAATCACGGTGCCGCTGCTGGAAGAGGAAGAACTGCTGCATCCCCAGCTATCGCTGGAAGAAGAGCTGCTGCATCCCCAATAGTAACCGCCCCAGCAACCGCTGGAACTGCACGAGCTGCATCCCCAGCTGGAATAGTAGGCATGGTGCCAACCCCAGCCGCCGGACGAAGACGAGGAGCTACTGCATCCCCAGCAACCGCTGGAAGAACAGCTGCTGCATCCCCAACAGCCGCTGGAGGAAGATGAACTTGAACCCCAGCCACCGTGAAAATGCGCCAGTGAACTGCGCGCATCGACGACCAAACCGGCGACGGCGATGGCCGCGGCAAACATCCACTTGGATAAATTCCTGCGAATCATGTCTGTTTTTCTCCCTGAAATACGTGAAATTGACCACCTGGGGCTCTGCAACCTCACCCCCAAAACATACAAACACTAGCACGTAAATCAAGTAGATTGGGCAATTTTTTCCGGTTAAGTGTTGTGGACCAGCTTTCCAGACTCTTCAGTTTTTTCAACCAAGAATCAGAAATCCAATTTTGGTATATTCCGCTACGTGGCCTCCCATAAAGCGTTGTAACTCCGTGGTTTGCGTCTTCTTAAAAAGCACACAATACTGATCGTTCCCACGCGATGACGTTCCAATATCGCGCTAGCGGAAGATCCGTTACAATTGACCCAAGCGTTCGTTTTTAACACGATTCCACGCTCGGGATCTCCTGCCCGCAATCATCTAACTGCCACCTTTTTCGGGAAATGCCATGGATGGCTTACTCGTTGTTCGTCGCCGGGTTTGGCCTATCGCAGCCGTAGCCCTGGTCCTGTTGATTTTGGGCTGCGCCACGATTGCGCGCTGCGAACAAATCAACGACGGTTCGAATCGACTGGTCCGGCAGCAAATCGTATGGTCAATTTTGGGATTTGGCGCGCTGATTTTGACGAGCTGGATTGATTACCGCCGATTTGCGCGCTACATCCCAATTTTTTACGGCGCAACTTTAATTGGTCTATTGGCCGTCTATTTCTTTCCGCCCGTCAACGGCGCCCACCGTTGGATTCGAGTGGGCGGATTTGGAATTCAACCTTCGGAATTGGCCAAAGTGGTGTTCATCCTTTCGCTGGCTCAGTGGTTGATGTATTACGATGCCGCGGCCGGATTCGCCGGCAGCGTTTTGTGGCCGCTGGCAATGACCGGGCTCCCGATGCTTTTGATTTTGAAAGAACCTGATCTGGGCACGGCGTTGGTCTTCCTCCCCATTTTATTTTCCGTTCTGTTTGCCGCCGGGGCTCGGCGGCGCGATTTATTGCGACTGGCCGTGGCCGGCCTGCTGTTGTTTCCGTTGCTGTGGAGCCAGATGAGCCACGATCAGCGATCTCGCGTCACAGCCCTGTGGGAACAAAACGCTCCGCGAGAACAGGCCACTGCCGATGGCTTTCATCTCGATCAAGCCAAGCGAATGTTTGCACTGGGCGGAACTTGGGGAAGCATTTTCCGGTCAGAAGCGGATAAACAGGCTGTGGCCTCCTCGCGATTGCCGGAAGCCCAAACCGATTCTGTGTTCTGTGTAGTCGGGGAGCGTTTTGGGCTAATCGGGATTGGATTATTGCTCGTGTTATTCGGCGTGTTGGCGGCCAAGTGTTTGAGCGTCGCCAGCCACACGGAAGAGTCGTTCGGACGGCTCATCGCCGTGGGAGTCGCCGCGTTATTTGGCGCCGAAGTTCTGATCAACACGGGCATGATGGTGGGTTTGCTTCCGATCACGGGGCTGGCGCTGCCATTGATCAGTTACGGTGGGTCAGATTTAGTGGCGCATATGGGAGCGCTGGGATTGGTGATGAGCGTGGCGCGGCATTCAGCGCGCTGATTTCCACAGAAGTTTAGTCTTCTTATCCTGTTCTTCAGGCTGGGCGCTGGTCGAATCATGGCGCCTTCGCTCTTCCGCCGCAACCATGGCCCTGGCCTAAAATCTGGCTTGCCGCTTGCTTGCGATAAGTGTATATCTGTACACTTATAAAACACGCATCGATTTTTCCTCGATCCTTCGGAGGTTTGTATGGCCCGCAGCAAAGGCATTCATCGGCATCCCGTGTTCAAGCTTGGCAAGGCGCCCGCCCGGCACGATCCTCGCACATTGAGGTTTGCCGCGCTGGTGAAGGCGCGGATCGCTCTGCCCAAGGAATACGATTTTGACGAGCAACATCCCGGCGTCCCCACGCCCATGTTTGCCAACGATCGCTATGGCGATTGCGTCATGGCCGGCCGCGCCCATCAGACCTTACGTTTTGAGCTGGCCGAGCAAAAAAAGGTCATTTCCATCTCCGATCAAGACGTCATCCGCGAGTATTTTCAGGAAACGGGGGGAGCGGATACCGGGTTAGTCGTGCTCGATTCGCTGCAGGAGTGGCAAACCTCGGGCTGGCTGGTGGGCGCCGCCAATTACAAAATTCAAGCATTTTCCGAATTGGATGTATCCGATCATGCCCAGGTGATGCAAGCCATCGTGCTCGATATCGGCGTAGGTTTGGGCCTCAGATTACCAGTTTCGGCCCAGTCGCAGTTTCAGACGGGCAAACCGTGGGATGTCGTCCGCGGTCGCCGAGGAGCCGTCAATTCTTGGGGCGGGCACTACGTGTTCGTTCCCGGCTATACCCAACAAGGG is from Pirellulales bacterium and encodes:
- a CDS encoding FtsW/RodA/SpoVE family cell cycle protein — translated: MDGLLVVRRRVWPIAAVALVLLILGCATIARCEQINDGSNRLVRQQIVWSILGFGALILTSWIDYRRFARYIPIFYGATLIGLLAVYFFPPVNGAHRWIRVGGFGIQPSELAKVVFILSLAQWLMYYDAAAGFAGSVLWPLAMTGLPMLLILKEPDLGTALVFLPILFSVLFAAGARRRDLLRLAVAGLLLFPLLWSQMSHDQRSRVTALWEQNAPREQATADGFHLDQAKRMFALGGTWGSIFRSEADKQAVASSRLPEAQTDSVFCVVGERFGLIGIGLLLVLFGVLAAKCLSVASHTEESFGRLIAVGVAALFGAEVLINTGMMVGLLPITGLALPLISYGGSDLVAHMGALGLVMSVARHSAR
- a CDS encoding TIGR03000 domain-containing protein; its protein translation is MIRRNLSKWMFAAAIAVAGLVVDARSSLAHFHGGWGSSSSSSSGCWGCSSCSSSGCWGCSSSSSSSGGWGWHHAYYSSWGCSSCSSSGCWGGYYWGCSSSSSSDSWGCSSSSSSSSGTVIYDNSQPAPDMQSKPAAPAGGAPTQAPGSTAPAAPTSMNSDMYRSLDGSQTALLSVSVPAEAKIFVNGAETTSTGNERQFVSRGLTAGNRYEYEVRAEMLRDGNTVTETKTVTLGPGQQVNLTFNFEDNKEAPVAAGSKAKTKLTLHVPADAKVFLAGHETSATGEVREFTTSKLDSGAEWKSYTVRVVSNINGRDVSKDETITLTGGEDRDLTFDFNSNSVATTAAVTR
- a CDS encoding PEP-CTERM sorting domain-containing protein; the protein is MKIYNPLILGVLVGACTLGLVNSSMATQNFNVIATADNQYELYVGTPTSATTDVGGAFNTTAGQIFVPETYSLSAPDSSYIYVAAWSDIFDKQGFLASFQNLTLGGFVRSGDPQWQVTATGVSLANGAAAPTLADLTTQIQLANASTNTSNGWVAPAVYSIDNGGGGPYGVTVGSGMGNASQWMWWNGPTPYTNPDNAFTDGQDHGEYLIFRLPVTAVPEPSTIVLLGLGTIGIGAKLWRRRRINRTGGLGQSTDTGLATAYIRLPTLQS
- a CDS encoding PEP-CTERM sorting domain-containing protein, with protein sequence MKFLRACLVLTTLALIAAIATRAFADPLPGEVLKFQQLPLNNGLGVTVGGVTYGAGGAPYPGHDELSTAYPNTSLSDFNGTFAADDFSDNYSSPVVHLTWWGSYLNNSNAAPNGGVKQFLISFESDLPAAQNAAGYSEPNQPILTQVVTPGAISAGSGTFTETLINNNNGTSEPLYQYNAELAMPFQEQAGTVYWLKIVALAGLNQQSLQWGWHNRDWGIQDTLASAVPTPGEHVEGTVTTAMIPVWHFQDDAVTGNIDYGVNSAGTFAINSETQMLPMNYQRTPSGSVPIDGQPGIETLSEDLAFQLYTVPEPSTIVLLGLGTLGIGAKLWRRRRVCNA
- a CDS encoding sigma-54 dependent transcriptional regulator, which codes for MGVPQFVGEAAWTRLLRQKILQVAAFSSNVLITGPSGTGKELIARAIHEHSSRRTGPFIPVDCTSLAGELFASHLFGHVKGAFTGAEHPRLGCFRVADGGTILLDEIGELSPELQAKLLRTIQERVVVPLGSDQPFPIDVRIIAATNRNLLSEVQAGCFRLDLYYRLNVVSFETISLRERPEDIAVLATHFLNRLTIDHGFPKKQLSAAALVALQAYSWPGNVRELQNVLERAAIFAPRAEIGPEAIPNDISAAVEQSPVPVVHDEPPSAALPWPSLAEIQRQHIQTTLQRTFYNLSQAAKLLKIDRASLARKIKRFGVLAPQSRRGRPSQQRNTPPR
- a CDS encoding PEP-CTERM sorting domain-containing protein, which translates into the protein MKTLLSQSSLSVVVLFSVICGRVFADPLQGEVLKFEQLPLNNGLARKRIRQILARVWGIVGIMVVFASCFAVGRAQAETLYATANGGYSEIDQVDTVTNSVTTYLNTPAPPDSVMFDSSGDVIYSTVTVGNGQVVKYDPITMASTTLASGLTNAADMVLEPGGNSMLISDYGSGTIERINNLTFPVVTPLASGLGNPEGLAYVGNKLFANIGYRYGGATGKEVAQIDPVTGAILATSPGLNSLDGLTYDSYSGLLYASSLFGNLVYSIDPNNLNNVQIATGTGIVPGPDGITSDGLGNIFIASSDSVGDSHIYQLDLINNTLTQDTLVNGLDDLAPASGGGSVPEPSGFVLLGLGVFAFRVRLRKFLKGCFKTEVSTRQEPRRPRI
- a CDS encoding bestrophin family ion channel, producing the protein MKWFNHFWQQALARRGSVLLHVTLHVIGFGAIAAAVCAASRFVEQQFNTYLGLDVAPYEIAGGLLGLLLVLRTNAGYDRWWEGRKLWGGIVNQSRNLVITALSYGPADPAWRQQFVRWASAFSAASRASLRGQRNDPQIAALVGPEAAAQIAAADHAPSFVALQLGAFLQDAAEKHGMDGFAFLQADRERALLIDHLGACERILKSPLPLVYSIEIRRFVMLFLVTLPFALLHKVADIWLIPIITMLVAYPLTALDQMGIELQNPFATDNLSHLPLDDITATIERNLAGILAVASQTTVT
- a CDS encoding HTTM domain-containing protein, translating into MKLVAHYFRDLFRGTVAGWNRFWFTPTDPATLGIVRMLTGAMLFYTHLIWSFDLAGFFGRDGWITPEAMNKLPWHSPLEWSWFYWIDSPILLWCVHIACLCVFALLTIGLFSRTMSVLAFIATVSYINRVSLAQFGLDDTNAMLALYLMVGPCGAAYSVDAWRKRRRLNGQLSGAVGEGSVANAARSAQRFIEPSIAANIAIRLLQFNLCVEYFFAGIGKAQGEQWWNGNAVLMAVGNLEYQSYDLTGLIHYRWLASLLAHGTIFLEMSYCVLVWPRLTRPLVIAGAVAMHLGIGAFLGMWTFGLAMIIANVAFVSPWVVRRVLDRQPSRGGPNQGNVEQQSGGKQSRGTVRSPNGAQPSSLTSARK
- a CDS encoding response regulator, whose protein sequence is MTLSLRLQSQIIVADARPHDYQELSLLAVQHGWQVHLLTSARAVLRLTHFMPADLYLVNALLPDMSGFDLFEMLRDRIPTARVFIVSDSYNDEDERLACRCGADLYVCKGSNHSVDFSALLDFVSGQQGSRQVAGPVTAPLANVDSLQSSRVRSTSDVPLGGSTH